The following proteins are co-located in the Anser cygnoides isolate HZ-2024a breed goose chromosome 32, Taihu_goose_T2T_genome, whole genome shotgun sequence genome:
- the GLI1 gene encoding zinc finger protein GLI1 isoform X3, protein MFNPVNSPTNGYAERCCLRPLHGLATGAPGPQGLDFPLCHQSNLMSGHHGYGLVPGTEHPGGGDGSWFSTTRGAGKLGKKRTLSISPLSDSSVDLQTVIRTSPNSLVAFINSRCASTSSSYGHLSISTISPSLGYQSPPGQPKGQGHLFSHTPPLPPCASHEHLSTRPGLLHHAPTRGTLKHCQQLKLERSLSSPLTAKHPEERSEGDISSPASTGTQDPLLGMLDVREDLEKEDGKPESETVYETNCYWDGCAKEFDTQEQLVHHINNEHIHGEKKEFVCHWAACSREQRPFKAQYMLVVHMRRHTGEKPHKCTFEGCNKAYSRLENLKTHLRSHTGEKPYVCEHEGCNKAFSNASDRAKHQNRTHSNEKPYVCKIPGCTKRYTDPSSLRKHVKTVHGPDAHVTKKHRGDVVPGRVLPASSGPPDMKQEKDTNGPSEARKDDSKLLVPDLASPQPSPGGQSSCSSDHSPLGSTTNNDSGVEMTGNAGGSYEDLSTLEDVVPGETMGTSGLTALHKLENLRIDKLKQMRKPSATKGLNLPVISGAGLPGEVPGISVPPPAASHRRITELSASEMGMPLNERRSSATSTVSSAYTVSRRSSVASPYLAGPCLGGEAGTMPGGACLANGYDPISPDESRRSSDASHCGGLPGMGSLTPAQRYRLKAKYAAATGAPPPTPLPSTERVGMGGHSGLPGDYLKPTMPPFLVNGLLRRHGSNDYPGYAGSIHPHLVPGNGVRRASDPARTAANPHAVPKVHRFKSMGNVNVPGAGRAVLQPLGGSDANLRRYVFSPRPPSISENVFLESVSIEGPGPGTESGVLEMDEYSNYLEESFPCQGTGVELQCEGLYGSAHRTMGGMQLNPGGHGDMEEELLQSEFSLPQCQMNQHFSSMCAGSGTMSAPWEEPHQGNLEMSSGQPSVSASATAMSGAHCHHQSTQYPLPSSCVQQPKLVSSCQDSGFSEGHRLNRLQIKSEQCYSSPAPPLGPCQNVKPTGPTQPPVSFGQAMNAVSSGYRSEERAPVSYMGMLSPGGRRAHTPTLQAKEVMVRSYVQAQQALMWGEQLPSKGGEAGMGVGSEPGQYHAMQAPLYLSPKYSGYQAKPDHLQGLAETHHLLNPQCFNPEMVPHPPGGPKPPGHQNSLDYVGNLAEPNHSYEGVEASSRRMLRLPPVRPTPEGPSNTLLYYPGQGTHLQVGKGGHKLLDQTAASCGGPGHYGGSSESLKGSSYYYLDSGEQVSNSLDSLDLENTHLDFAAIVEDSETPALLPGSPSPAGGLLLPSPGGANMAVGDMSSMLSTLAGESHFLNSLS, encoded by the exons ATGTTCAACCCTGTCAACTCCCCGACCAACGGCTACGCTGAGCGCTGCTGCCTGCGCCCCCTCCACGGACTGGCCACGGGTGCCCCAGGGCCGCAAG GACTTGATTTCCCCTTATGCCACCAGTCAAACCTCATGAGTGGTCACCATGGCTATGGGCTGGTGCCAGGAACCGAGCACCCAGGTGGTGGTGATG GCTCATGGTTCTCAACAACCCGCGGTGCAGGCAAGCTGGGCAAGAAGCGGACACTGTCCATCTCACCCCTGTCAGACTCCAGTGTTGACCTGCAGACGGTAATCCGCACCTCACCCAACTCCCTCGTTGCGTTCATCAACTCCCGTTGCgcctccaccagcagctcctaTGGCCACCTCTCCATCAGCACCATCAG TCCGTCACTGGGGTACCAGAGTCCACCAGGGCAGCCAAAGGGCCAAGGGCACCTGTTCAGCCACACCCCCCCCCTGCCACCATGTGCCTCCCACGAACACCTGTCGACCCGCCCAGGGCTCCTGCACCACGCACCAACTCGTGGGACCCTCAAACACTGCCAG CAGCTAAAGTTGGAGAGGAGCCTGAGCAGCCCTCTGACAGCCAAACACCCGGAGGAGAGATCCGAAGGTGACATCTCCAGCCCAGCCTCCACAGGCACCCAG gaccccttgTTGGGAATGCTTGACGTTCGGGAAGATCTGGAGAAAGAGGATGGGAAACCTGAGTCCGAGACCGTCTATGAAACTAATTGCTACTGGGATGGCTGTGCCAAAGAATTCGACACTCAGGAGCAGCTGGTGCAT caCATCAACAACGAGCATATCCACGGGGAGAAGAAAGAGTTTGTATGCCACTGGGCAGCATGTTCCCGGGAGCAGAGGCCCTTCAAGGCTCAGTACATGCTGGTGGTACACATGCGACGTCACACAGGCGAGAAACCTCACAAATGCACG TTCGAGGGCTGCAACAAAGCCTACTCACGCCTGGAAAACCTCAAGACACATCTGCGCTCACACACGGGTGAGAAACCTTACGTGTGTGAACACGAGGGTTGTAACAAGGCCTTCTCCAATGCTTCTGACCGAGCCAAACATCAAAACCGCACCCACTCCAACGAG AAGCCCTATGTGTGCAAGATCCCGGGCTGCACCAAGCGCTACACAGACCCCAGTTCCCTGCGCAAACATGTGAAGACCGTGCACGGCCCTGATGCCCATGTCACTAAGAAGCACCGAGGCGATGTGGTGCCAGGCCGTGTACTGCCAGCTTCCAGTGGCCCCCCAGACATGAAGCAGGAGAAAGACACAAATGGCCCCAGTGAGGCCCGGAAGGATGACAGCAAGCTTTTGGTGCCTGACTTGGCCTCG ccgcagcccagcccaggTGGGCAGTCGTCATGCAGCAGTGACCACTCCCCTCTCGGCAGCACCACCAACAACGACAGTGGGGTGGAGATGACGGGCAATGCAGGCGGGAGCTACGAGGATCTGTCCACATTGGAGGATGTGGTGCCTGGTGAGACCATGGGCACCTCAGGGCTCACGGCCCTCCACAAGCTAGAGAATCTTCGCATTGACAAACTGAAGCAGATGAGGAAACCGTCAGCTACCAAGGGCCTGAATTTGCCAGTCATCTCGGGAGCCG GCCTGCCTGGGGAGGTGCCTGGGATCTCTGTGCCACCGCCAGCTGCCTCGCACCGCCGCATCACAGAGCTGTCAGCATCAGAGATGGGCATGCCGCTGAACGAGCGCCGGAGCAGTGCCACCAGTACTGTAAGCTCAGCCTACACCGTCAGCCGGCGCTCTTCTGTGGCGTCCCCATACCTGGCTGGACCATGTCTGGGTGGTGAGGCAGGGACAATGCCTGGTGGGGCATGCCTGGCAAATGGCTATGACCCCATCTCTCCGGATGAGTCGCGACGCTCCAGCGATGCCAGTCACTGTGGAGGGTTGCCAGGCATGGGCAGCCTCACACCAGCCCAGCGCTATCGTCTCAAAGCCAAATACGCCGCAGCCACGGGTGCCCCCCCGCCAACCCCACTGCCCAGCACAGAGCGGGTGGGCATGGGTGGCCACAGCGGCTTACCTGGGGACTACCTCAAGCCAACAATGCCCCCCTTCCTCGTGAATGGTTTGTTGAGAAGGCACGGTTCCAATGACTACCCTGGCTATGCAGGCAGCATTCACCCTCACCTGGTGCCTGGGAACGGTGTGCGGCGGGCCAGCGACCCTGCCCGGACAGCAGCCAACCCTCATGCTGTACCCAAGGTGCATCGTTTTAAGAGCATGGGTAACGTGAATGTGccaggggcaggcagagctgtcctgcagccctTGGGTGGTTCTGATGCTAACCTTCGGCGCTATGTCTTCTCTCCACGCCCACCCAGCATCAGTGAAAATGTCTTCCTGGAGAGTGTGAGCATTGAGggccctggcccaggcacagagTCTGGCGTGCTAGAAATGGATGAGTATTCGAACTACCTGGAGGAAAGCTTCCCATGCCAGGGGACAGGTGTGGAGCTCCAGTGTGAAGGACTGTATGGCAGTGCTCACCGGACCATGGGGGGTATGCAACTGAACCCAGGTGGGCACGGGGATATGGAGGAGGAATTGCTTCAGTCTGAGTTCTCCCTCCCTCAGTGCCAGATGAACCAGCATTTTTCGAGTATGTGTGCTGGCAGTGGGACCATGTCAGCTCCTTGGGAGGAACCTCACCAAGGCAATCTGGAGATGAGTTCCGGGCAGCCAAGTGTGAGTGCCTCTGCTACTGCCATGTCTGGGGCACACTGTCACCATCAAAGTACTCAGTACCCACTACCCAGTTCTTGTGTGCAGCAACCCAAACTTGTGAGCTCGTGTCAGGACAGTGGATTTTCTGAGGGGCACCGGCTTAACCGACTGCAGATCAAATCAGAGCAGTGTTACTCATCACCTGCCCCACCACTTGGTCCCTGCCAGAACGTCAAACCTACTGGGCCCACACAGCCTCCTGTGTCATTTGGCCAAGCCATGAATGCAGTATCCAGTGGTTATCGGTCTGAGGAACGGGCACCTGTCAGCTACATGGGCATGTTGAGCCCGGGGGGTAGAAGAGCCCACACCCCCACCTTGCAGGCCAAAGAAGTGATGGTCCGTAGCTATGTGCAGGCCCAGCAGGCTCTGATGTGGGGTGAACAGTTACCCTCCAAGGGCGGGGAGGCTGGCATGGGGGTGGGCAGTGAACCTGGGCAGTACCATGCCATGCAAGCACCACTGTACCTCAGCCCCAAATACTCTGGCTACCAAGCCAAGCCAGATCACCTGCAGGGTCTGGCAGAGACCCACCACCTCCTAAACCCCCAGTGCTTCAACCCTGAGATGGTGCCACACCCACCTGGTGGCCCTAAACCACCAGGTCACCAAAACAGTCTCGACTATGTAGGCAATCTGGCTGAGCCAAATCACTCCTATGAGGGAGTGGAAGCCAGCTCCCGGCGAATGCTTCGCTTGCCCCCTGTCCGCCCCACACCTGAAGGGCCCAGCAATACCCTGCTATATTACCCAGGCCAGGGCACACACCTGCAGGTGGGCAAAGGTGGGCATAAGCTGCTGGATCAAACAGCAGCAAGCTGCGGGGGTCCTGGGCATTACGGTGGGAGTTCAGAAAGCCTCAAGGGTAGCTCATATTACTACCTAGATTCAGGGGAGCAGGTGTCCAACAGCCTGGACTCGCTGGACCTGGAGAACACGCACCTTGACTTTGCTGCCATTGTGGAAGATTCAGAGACACCTGCACTGCTGCCTGGATCGCCAagccctgctggtggcctcCTGCTTCCATCACCTGGTGGTGCCAACATGGCTGTGGGTGACATGAGCTCTATGTTGAGCACTCTGGCAGGGGAGAGCCATTTCCTCAACTCCCTGTCCTAA
- the GLI1 gene encoding zinc finger protein GLI1 isoform X1 — MFNPVNSPTNGYAERCCLRPLHGLATGAPGPQGLDFPLCHQSNLMSGHHGYGLVPGTEHPGGGDGSWFSTTRGAGKLGKKRTLSISPLSDSSVDLQTVIRTSPNSLVAFINSRCASTSSSYGHLSISTISPSLGYQSPPGQPKGQGHLFSHTPPLPPCASHEHLSTRPGLLHHAPTRGTLKHCQQLKLERSLSSPLTAKHPEERSEGDISSPASTGTQDPLLGMLDVREDLEKEDGKPESETVYETNCYWDGCAKEFDTQEQLVHHINNEHIHGEKKEFVCHWAACSREQRPFKAQYMLVVHMRRHTGEKPHKCTFEGCNKAYSRLENLKTHLRSHTGEKPYVCEHEGCNKAFSNASDRAKHQNRTHSNEKPYVCKIPGCTKRYTDPSSLRKHVKTVHGPDAHVTKKHRGDVVPGRVLPASSGPPDMKQEKDTNGPSEARKDDSKLLVPDLASKPQPSPGGQSSCSSDHSPLGSTTNNDSGVEMTGNAGGSYEDLSTLEDVVPGETMGTSGLTALHKLENLRIDKLKQMRKPSATKGLNLPVISGAGLPGEVPGISVPPPAASHRRITELSASEMGMPLNERRSSATSTVSSAYTVSRRSSVASPYLAGPCLGGEAGTMPGGACLANGYDPISPDESRRSSDASHCGGLPGMGSLTPAQRYRLKAKYAAATGAPPPTPLPSTERVGMGGHSGLPGDYLKPTMPPFLVNGLLRRHGSNDYPGYAGSIHPHLVPGNGVRRASDPARTAANPHAVPKVHRFKSMGNVNVPGAGRAVLQPLGGSDANLRRYVFSPRPPSISENVFLESVSIEGPGPGTESGVLEMDEYSNYLEESFPCQGTGVELQCEGLYGSAHRTMGGMQLNPGGHGDMEEELLQSEFSLPQCQMNQHFSSMCAGSGTMSAPWEEPHQGNLEMSSGQPSVSASATAMSGAHCHHQSTQYPLPSSCVQQPKLVSSCQDSGFSEGHRLNRLQIKSEQCYSSPAPPLGPCQNVKPTGPTQPPVSFGQAMNAVSSGYRSEERAPVSYMGMLSPGGRRAHTPTLQAKEVMVRSYVQAQQALMWGEQLPSKGGEAGMGVGSEPGQYHAMQAPLYLSPKYSGYQAKPDHLQGLAETHHLLNPQCFNPEMVPHPPGGPKPPGHQNSLDYVGNLAEPNHSYEGVEASSRRMLRLPPVRPTPEGPSNTLLYYPGQGTHLQVGKGGHKLLDQTAASCGGPGHYGGSSESLKGSSYYYLDSGEQVSNSLDSLDLENTHLDFAAIVEDSETPALLPGSPSPAGGLLLPSPGGANMAVGDMSSMLSTLAGESHFLNSLS, encoded by the exons ATGTTCAACCCTGTCAACTCCCCGACCAACGGCTACGCTGAGCGCTGCTGCCTGCGCCCCCTCCACGGACTGGCCACGGGTGCCCCAGGGCCGCAAG GACTTGATTTCCCCTTATGCCACCAGTCAAACCTCATGAGTGGTCACCATGGCTATGGGCTGGTGCCAGGAACCGAGCACCCAGGTGGTGGTGATG GCTCATGGTTCTCAACAACCCGCGGTGCAGGCAAGCTGGGCAAGAAGCGGACACTGTCCATCTCACCCCTGTCAGACTCCAGTGTTGACCTGCAGACGGTAATCCGCACCTCACCCAACTCCCTCGTTGCGTTCATCAACTCCCGTTGCgcctccaccagcagctcctaTGGCCACCTCTCCATCAGCACCATCAG TCCGTCACTGGGGTACCAGAGTCCACCAGGGCAGCCAAAGGGCCAAGGGCACCTGTTCAGCCACACCCCCCCCCTGCCACCATGTGCCTCCCACGAACACCTGTCGACCCGCCCAGGGCTCCTGCACCACGCACCAACTCGTGGGACCCTCAAACACTGCCAG CAGCTAAAGTTGGAGAGGAGCCTGAGCAGCCCTCTGACAGCCAAACACCCGGAGGAGAGATCCGAAGGTGACATCTCCAGCCCAGCCTCCACAGGCACCCAG gaccccttgTTGGGAATGCTTGACGTTCGGGAAGATCTGGAGAAAGAGGATGGGAAACCTGAGTCCGAGACCGTCTATGAAACTAATTGCTACTGGGATGGCTGTGCCAAAGAATTCGACACTCAGGAGCAGCTGGTGCAT caCATCAACAACGAGCATATCCACGGGGAGAAGAAAGAGTTTGTATGCCACTGGGCAGCATGTTCCCGGGAGCAGAGGCCCTTCAAGGCTCAGTACATGCTGGTGGTACACATGCGACGTCACACAGGCGAGAAACCTCACAAATGCACG TTCGAGGGCTGCAACAAAGCCTACTCACGCCTGGAAAACCTCAAGACACATCTGCGCTCACACACGGGTGAGAAACCTTACGTGTGTGAACACGAGGGTTGTAACAAGGCCTTCTCCAATGCTTCTGACCGAGCCAAACATCAAAACCGCACCCACTCCAACGAG AAGCCCTATGTGTGCAAGATCCCGGGCTGCACCAAGCGCTACACAGACCCCAGTTCCCTGCGCAAACATGTGAAGACCGTGCACGGCCCTGATGCCCATGTCACTAAGAAGCACCGAGGCGATGTGGTGCCAGGCCGTGTACTGCCAGCTTCCAGTGGCCCCCCAGACATGAAGCAGGAGAAAGACACAAATGGCCCCAGTGAGGCCCGGAAGGATGACAGCAAGCTTTTGGTGCCTGACTTGGCCTCG AAgccgcagcccagcccaggTGGGCAGTCGTCATGCAGCAGTGACCACTCCCCTCTCGGCAGCACCACCAACAACGACAGTGGGGTGGAGATGACGGGCAATGCAGGCGGGAGCTACGAGGATCTGTCCACATTGGAGGATGTGGTGCCTGGTGAGACCATGGGCACCTCAGGGCTCACGGCCCTCCACAAGCTAGAGAATCTTCGCATTGACAAACTGAAGCAGATGAGGAAACCGTCAGCTACCAAGGGCCTGAATTTGCCAGTCATCTCGGGAGCCG GCCTGCCTGGGGAGGTGCCTGGGATCTCTGTGCCACCGCCAGCTGCCTCGCACCGCCGCATCACAGAGCTGTCAGCATCAGAGATGGGCATGCCGCTGAACGAGCGCCGGAGCAGTGCCACCAGTACTGTAAGCTCAGCCTACACCGTCAGCCGGCGCTCTTCTGTGGCGTCCCCATACCTGGCTGGACCATGTCTGGGTGGTGAGGCAGGGACAATGCCTGGTGGGGCATGCCTGGCAAATGGCTATGACCCCATCTCTCCGGATGAGTCGCGACGCTCCAGCGATGCCAGTCACTGTGGAGGGTTGCCAGGCATGGGCAGCCTCACACCAGCCCAGCGCTATCGTCTCAAAGCCAAATACGCCGCAGCCACGGGTGCCCCCCCGCCAACCCCACTGCCCAGCACAGAGCGGGTGGGCATGGGTGGCCACAGCGGCTTACCTGGGGACTACCTCAAGCCAACAATGCCCCCCTTCCTCGTGAATGGTTTGTTGAGAAGGCACGGTTCCAATGACTACCCTGGCTATGCAGGCAGCATTCACCCTCACCTGGTGCCTGGGAACGGTGTGCGGCGGGCCAGCGACCCTGCCCGGACAGCAGCCAACCCTCATGCTGTACCCAAGGTGCATCGTTTTAAGAGCATGGGTAACGTGAATGTGccaggggcaggcagagctgtcctgcagccctTGGGTGGTTCTGATGCTAACCTTCGGCGCTATGTCTTCTCTCCACGCCCACCCAGCATCAGTGAAAATGTCTTCCTGGAGAGTGTGAGCATTGAGggccctggcccaggcacagagTCTGGCGTGCTAGAAATGGATGAGTATTCGAACTACCTGGAGGAAAGCTTCCCATGCCAGGGGACAGGTGTGGAGCTCCAGTGTGAAGGACTGTATGGCAGTGCTCACCGGACCATGGGGGGTATGCAACTGAACCCAGGTGGGCACGGGGATATGGAGGAGGAATTGCTTCAGTCTGAGTTCTCCCTCCCTCAGTGCCAGATGAACCAGCATTTTTCGAGTATGTGTGCTGGCAGTGGGACCATGTCAGCTCCTTGGGAGGAACCTCACCAAGGCAATCTGGAGATGAGTTCCGGGCAGCCAAGTGTGAGTGCCTCTGCTACTGCCATGTCTGGGGCACACTGTCACCATCAAAGTACTCAGTACCCACTACCCAGTTCTTGTGTGCAGCAACCCAAACTTGTGAGCTCGTGTCAGGACAGTGGATTTTCTGAGGGGCACCGGCTTAACCGACTGCAGATCAAATCAGAGCAGTGTTACTCATCACCTGCCCCACCACTTGGTCCCTGCCAGAACGTCAAACCTACTGGGCCCACACAGCCTCCTGTGTCATTTGGCCAAGCCATGAATGCAGTATCCAGTGGTTATCGGTCTGAGGAACGGGCACCTGTCAGCTACATGGGCATGTTGAGCCCGGGGGGTAGAAGAGCCCACACCCCCACCTTGCAGGCCAAAGAAGTGATGGTCCGTAGCTATGTGCAGGCCCAGCAGGCTCTGATGTGGGGTGAACAGTTACCCTCCAAGGGCGGGGAGGCTGGCATGGGGGTGGGCAGTGAACCTGGGCAGTACCATGCCATGCAAGCACCACTGTACCTCAGCCCCAAATACTCTGGCTACCAAGCCAAGCCAGATCACCTGCAGGGTCTGGCAGAGACCCACCACCTCCTAAACCCCCAGTGCTTCAACCCTGAGATGGTGCCACACCCACCTGGTGGCCCTAAACCACCAGGTCACCAAAACAGTCTCGACTATGTAGGCAATCTGGCTGAGCCAAATCACTCCTATGAGGGAGTGGAAGCCAGCTCCCGGCGAATGCTTCGCTTGCCCCCTGTCCGCCCCACACCTGAAGGGCCCAGCAATACCCTGCTATATTACCCAGGCCAGGGCACACACCTGCAGGTGGGCAAAGGTGGGCATAAGCTGCTGGATCAAACAGCAGCAAGCTGCGGGGGTCCTGGGCATTACGGTGGGAGTTCAGAAAGCCTCAAGGGTAGCTCATATTACTACCTAGATTCAGGGGAGCAGGTGTCCAACAGCCTGGACTCGCTGGACCTGGAGAACACGCACCTTGACTTTGCTGCCATTGTGGAAGATTCAGAGACACCTGCACTGCTGCCTGGATCGCCAagccctgctggtggcctcCTGCTTCCATCACCTGGTGGTGCCAACATGGCTGTGGGTGACATGAGCTCTATGTTGAGCACTCTGGCAGGGGAGAGCCATTTCCTCAACTCCCTGTCCTAA